CCACTGTGGACGGTTGACGATCAGCCCGGAGATCGAGCCGATGTTGACGATCGTGCCGCCGCCGCGGCCGGCCATGTGCCTGCCGAACGCCTGGCAGCAGTGCCACACGCCGGTGATGTTGGTGTCGACGACCTGCGCCCAGTCGTCCTCGGTGACGTCGAGGGCAGGCGCGTGTACGCAGGCGCCGGCGTTGTTGACCAGGATGTCCACGCCGCCCATCTCGGCCGCGATCTCCTCCACCACCCGGTCGACGTCGGCGCGGCGGCGCACGTCCGCCTGAAAACCTCGGGCGGTCGCCAGCTCGTCCACCACCTCCGCGGTCTTGGCCGCGTCCCGGGCGACGATCGCGACCCGCGCGCCGGCCTCGGTGAGCGCGGCGGTGAACGCCCGACCGAGTCCCCGGTTGCCGCCCGTCACGACCGCAACCTTTCCGGCCAGCCCAAACGCGTCAAGTACCGACATCACGGTCGGCTACGCGGTGCAGGGCGCGTTGTTCAGCGTGAACGTCGTGGGCGGTGGCTGACTTGCCGTCGACGCGCCGTACATGCCGAACCAGGTACTGCCGCCGGGCGGGATGACCTGGTTCCAGCGGGCGTTCGACACCGTCACGGCGGCGCCGGTCTGGACGTGCGTACCGTTCCACAAGCTCGTGATCCGCTGGTCGCCGGGGAACGTGAAGCCGACCGTCCACCCACTGACCGGTGCGGTGCCGTTGTTGTGGACGGTCACCCTGGCCACGAATCCGGTGGCCCACTGCGACTGCGTGGCGTACGTGACCTTGCAGGTGCTGGGCGGGGTCGTGCTCGACGACGCGGACGAGCTGATTGGCGTTCCGATCGTGCACTGCACCCCGCTCGGCGTCGGGCCGGCGCAGGTGTTCAGCACTACCGGCGGTCCCATGCCGGCCGCGGCGGGCATCGTCACGAGGGCGGTGCCGGTCACCGTCGCGGGAATTGCCACGACGGCCAGCAGAGCCGACCAGATACGACGTTGTTGCCGCGAGCGTCCACCCATGCCCCGAGGATCCGCCGTGCATCGACGATCGTCAAGATAATGGGTCGAGGAGTCGGCTGCGTTCGGCCTCGATGGAGGCCAGCCGTTCACGTGTGTCGGCCGCTCGCTGGTGCAGCCGCTGCTGTGCGCGCCTTACCCGGTGGGCCCACACGGCGATGTTGTCCCGGGCTCTGTCGATCCGCCCGTCCACTGCGACGTTGGTGACGGTGGCGTCCCAGCCGACGTCGAGTGACCAGGTCATCGCGTCCACGGCGAGGTGGGCGGTGGCGGGCGGTACCTGCTCGATATTGGTCAGTTCGGTTCGCAATACCGCAAGGCAGCGGTCGGCGTGTGCGGCCACATCGGCCGCCTCCTCTATGTAGGTGTATTTGATCCCGTCAGCCGGTGTGCCGCGCGAGAGTATGTCGACAGTCGACCAGCCCGAGGCGCGTCCGAGCTTGCGATCGACGGCCTCGAGCGCCTGCTCGGCGGCATCGGCCGCTTGCAGCGCCTTGTCCAGGTCGGCCAGATCTTCGTTGAGCCGTCCCCGTTCATCGGCCAGCTCAAGCAGCCGCTGCGCGCGTGGGTCGCCCGACTGGCTCAGGTGCTGGTAGTCGGCCAGGACGGCGCGGTAGGTGGCGGGTGCCGAGGCAAGCTCCTGCAGGCGTGCCAGCACGGCGATGTGTTCGCCGCGCATCATCTGCAGGTGCGCCTCAGCCTCGGCGACGCGGTGTTGGGCGGCCTCGCGTCGGATGTGCTGCCGGCCCAGCGCCTCCTCGCGGTGGCCGCGCAGGGTCGTCAGCAGCCCGCTCAGCCATCCCCGCCTGCCGTCCCGCTGGTCGGCCAGCTCGTCCCGCAGGTCGCTGAGCTGGCGGCTGAGGCGGTCGATCCGCTCCTCGAGATCTCTGCGGCGCTCCGCGGCCACCTCGTGCGCCCGGAACGCCGCGGCTGCGGCCGCCACGCGTTCGACGTCGTCGGCCATGCCGTTCATTCGAACACGCGGCCGCAACCTCCCACGGCGCACCAAGCGACGCCTACATCGCGGTCGCTGTCGGGGGCGGCGGTGGTGCTTGCCAGCGGGATGGGCGAGGCGTGGTCCCGTTCTCCATTTCGTCGCGGCGGTGAATCTCGATCAGCTCGTCGCGGTATCGGTGGTCGGCTGTGGGCAGCTCGTCGCGTACCTGAGCGCCGCTGTCCCACCACTGCATCAGACCGCGTCCCTGCTCCTGGCCGGCGCGTGTGTGCACGCAGCGGGCGTAGTCAGAGGCCGGCGGCGGCGTCGTACCGGCGGCGCGCGTCGGCCATCTCGGAGTCGGGCAGCGCCTCTTTGAGCGCCAGCTGCGCGTACTTGTCGGGGAACATCTCCCGCAGGCGGTCGACGTACGTGACGTTGGCGGTCGCCTCGACCACCTGGATGCCCGCGGGCTCGGTGGTCATGTCCAGGATCACCGCGCCGGCCAGCTTGACCGCCACGTCCCAGGGGCGCTTTCGTTCCACGACGCCGCAGAAGTGGAAGCCGTACACCGTCTGCACGTCGGCGAGCACGGTGGCCTGGGTCGGCTCGTAGCCGTAGACCCGGACCCCGCAGACCACCGGCGGCTTGGCCCCATCGGCGGCGACCTGCTGGACGTTGTGCCCGGCGTGGTTGTGCTGGCCCGGATCGGTATGTTCGAGCGTGGTGCGCATCCGGCTGACGATCTGTGCCTGCAGATCCGGCGGTTCCGCCTTCGAGCCGGTCGAGTTGACCAGCACGACCGCGCCGGCCGACGCCGCCAGGATCACCGCCACCCACACGAAGCGGTGTCGGTACCACCCCGCGAAACTCTCCCGGGAAATCATGATCGCTTCTCACCTCGTCGAGAACTTGGAACGCTTCCGGCAATTCGGAGGCCGACCCCGTCGGCGGCGTGCTGATGGCCCGGCGATGAGGCGGGCAGGCGTCCGCTAAGCCGCGCGCTGCCGGCGCTGCGATGCTCCCGTGCTGGCCGTCCTCAGCGCGGTTGCCCCCGCGCTGCGGCGATATGAACCATTCCAGCACGCCTGGACCCATTCCGGCAACATCGATGATCCTCGTTGTTGTTCCGGTTCGTCAGGATCAGGCCGGTGCCGCGGCGGTCCGGGTCGAGGTGTCGGAGGTCAGAACAGCGGAAGGTGCAGCACGCAGGGCGGTGGTGTCGCGTGTGCCGGGTCGAGGGCGTTCTTGACGTACCCGATGGCTCGGGGTGAGTAAGGCATGGCGAGGTGGTCGGACAGGTCCAACGCGCAGCCGTCCTGAAGGGTGATGTTGGTGACCGCCGCGCCCGGCCCGGGAGCCAGGAAGTTCTGGTCCCACGGGGTGATGATGACGTCGTACGCGGTAGCGATCACCGTGTAGCGGACGCCGGGCACGGTGGCGCCGCCGGCGTTGAGGGTGGCGAGGAAGTCCGAGCCGCGGACCTGCTGGCGGATCGCCGGACCGCTGACCGGCTCGACCAGCCCGAGGATGCCGAACTGTTCGAGCAGGGTGCCGATGCCGCTGATGGTGGTGCCGAAGTGCGGGGCACCGAGCGTGACGAGCGCGTTCACCTTGCCGGCGCCGCCCTCGAACCTGAGGTACTGCCGCGGCACGATCCCGCCCTGCGAGTGGCCGACCACGTCGACCTGCGTGGCGCCGGTCGCGGCGAGAACCTGGTCGACGAATGCGCCGAACTCGCGGGCCGACGTGCGGATGTCGCCGAGTCCCTTGGAAGCCGGGGGAGCGCCCGGGATCTCGCCGTAGTTGAGCGCGAAGACGCAGTACCCCGCGGCGCTGAGGGCCGGTGCCAGCCGGGCCCAGTTGTTGTACCGGTTTTCGTTGGTGCCGTGGGCCAGGACCACCGGGCGCGGATGGGCGGCGGTCGGCCGGCACGCCCAGTCGTTGGCGCCGGGCGTGTCGGCCTCCGGGTGGAGCAGCGAGTAGGCGAAGGCGAAGGAGAAGCTGGTGGTGGGCGGCCCGGCCGGTTCGGCGGCCCGGGCGGGCTGGGCGGTGCCGGCGAGCAGGCCGACGATGACGGCAACGGCGGTGGCCACCCGCCGGGCGTGGAACGACCAACTCATCGGATGCCTTTCTGCCGTGGGCCGCCGGTGCCGCGTCAGCCGACGGGGGCGGTCAGCGGTGCGCGGAGCGTGCCGAGGTACGGGTGCCACAGGTGGGTCGGGTCGTTTTCGACGGCGGTGACGATCGCCTTCATCTCGTTGAGCGTGGTCGGCTCGGCGTCGTCGTAGACGTCGCCCTGGAGGAGCTTGAGCACGCCGATGCGGTAGCGCGGGTCCTGCACGAACGCGGTGTAGAGGACGTT
This genomic stretch from Phytohabitans houttuyneae harbors:
- a CDS encoding SDR family NAD(P)-dependent oxidoreductase, whose translation is MTGGNRGLGRAFTAALTEAGARVAIVARDAAKTAEVVDELATARGFQADVRRRADVDRVVEEIAAEMGGVDILVNNAGACVHAPALDVTEDDWAQVVDTNITGVWHCCQAFGRHMAGRGGGTIVNIGSISGLIVNRPQWQPAYNASKAAVHQLTKSLAAEWAPLGIRVNALAPGYIKTEMAPVDRPEFRQRWIDDVPMRRYATPEEIAPSLIYLASDASAFMTGSVLVIDGGYTTV
- a CDS encoding cellulose-binding domain-containing protein; its protein translation is MGGRSRQQRRIWSALLAVVAIPATVTGTALVTMPAAAGMGPPVVLNTCAGPTPSGVQCTIGTPISSSASSSTTPPSTCKVTYATQSQWATGFVARVTVHNNGTAPVSGWTVGFTFPGDQRITSLWNGTHVQTGAAVTVSNARWNQVIPPGGSTWFGMYGASTASQPPPTTFTLNNAPCTA
- a CDS encoding esterase/lipase family protein → MSWSFHARRVATAVAVIVGLLAGTAQPARAAEPAGPPTTSFSFAFAYSLLHPEADTPGANDWACRPTAAHPRPVVLAHGTNENRYNNWARLAPALSAAGYCVFALNYGEIPGAPPASKGLGDIRTSAREFGAFVDQVLAATGATQVDVVGHSQGGIVPRQYLRFEGGAGKVNALVTLGAPHFGTTISGIGTLLEQFGILGLVEPVSGPAIRQQVRGSDFLATLNAGGATVPGVRYTVIATAYDVIITPWDQNFLAPGPGAAVTNITLQDGCALDLSDHLAMPYSPRAIGYVKNALDPAHATPPPCVLHLPLF